A single Streptomyces sp. Edi2 DNA region contains:
- a CDS encoding membrane protein: MAKRILGNDRGQTSIEYLGIIAVVVAIVLVLSTTDFGSQIANAIANKISDVVGI; the protein is encoded by the coding sequence ATGGCGAAGCGTATTTTGGGGAACGACCGGGGACAGACCTCGATCGAGTACCTCGGCATCATCGCGGTGGTCGTGGCGATCGTCCTGGTCCTGTCGACCACGGACTTCGGCAGCCAGATCGCGAACGCCATCGCCAACAAGATCTCCGACGTCGTCGGTATTTAG